A single region of the Lotus japonicus ecotype B-129 chromosome 4, LjGifu_v1.2 genome encodes:
- the LOC130715523 gene encoding uncharacterized protein LOC130715523 isoform X1: MKMVDKKSKRFFFLWWFGITVQLCFLLCSCAEKTSLRNQLFPCIPFICRRGLKDISSTKSTSIHSGLNLNTDNHQQLVVDNGIVSVTLSRPEGYVIGISYNEIDNILETENEEKDRGYFDVVWNEPGKASSFQRIHGTNFSVIAADGDSVEVSFLKTWTSSDSDVPINIDIRYIFRSGDSGFYSYLIFDRPEGWPAVEVDQVRFVYKLKKDRFNYMAVSDDRRRMMPTMKDRETGQILAYPEAVRLTKPTNPEFRGEVDDKYQYSCENTDNGVHGWISTLDSDDDDAPTMGFWMITPSNEFRNAGPIKQDLTSHVGPITLSMFVSTHYAGKEVTMAFQEGETYKKVFGPVFVYLNSASIDDDDDTLSLWSDANQQLSIEVQSWPYDFPQSQDFFPPSQRGAVTGRLLVQDWSIKGGRYQYSDNAYVGLALPGEAGSWQKESKGYQFWTRPDTNGYFTINNVVPGDYNLYAWVPGFIGDYKRNATITITPGKLSFTLLLVWSKTSNNLVNSTTYNYLIEPVGEIINLSYVVYNPPRNGPTIWEIGIPDRSAAEFHVPDPYPMLMNKLYTEKRKDKLRQYGLWERYTDLYPRDDLVYIVGDSKYRKDWFYAQVTRHMGNETYEPTTWQIIFEHRKDIFIGNYTLQVALASASDAELQVRFNDPSINPPHFTTGHIGGDSAIARHGIHGLHRLFSIDVPSNLLMKGKNTIYLRQSRAKNAFQGVMYDYIRLERPPNPNT; encoded by the exons ATGAAGATGGTGGATAAGAAAAGCAAacgatttttcttcctttggtGGTTTGGTATAACTGTGCAGCTCTGTTTCTTGCTCTGTTCCTGTGCTGAGAAGACATCATTAAG AAACCAATTATTTCCATGCATTCCGTTCATCTGCAGAAGAGGTTTAAAGGACATCAGCAGCACAAAATCAACATCTATTCATTCTGGACTCAATCTTAATACAGATAACCATCAGCAG TTGGTGGTTGATAATGGCATTGTTTCCGTCACTTTGTCAAGACCTGAGGGGTACGTCATTGGAATATCTTATAATGAAATTGACAACATCCTTGAAACTGAAAACGAAGAAAAAGATAGAGG GTACTTTGACGTCGTTTGGAATGAGCCAGGGAAAGCTAGTAGCTTTCAGAG AATCCATGGGACAAATTTTTCTGTTATAGCAGCTGATGGTGATTCCGTAGAGGTTTCATTTCTAAAGACATGGACATCGAGTGATTCAGATGTTCCCATAAACATAGACATAAG ATACATTTTTCGAAGTGGAGATTCAGGATTTTATTCGTACTTAATATTCGATCGCCCTGAAGGATGGCCAGCTGTGGAGGTTGATCAAGTTAGGTTtgtttacaaactcaagaaagatAG GTTCAACTACATGGCTGTATCAGATGACAGGAGAAGAATGATGCCAACAATGAAAGATAGAGAAACTGGTCAAATTCTTGCTTACCCTGAAGCTGTTCGTTTAACCAAACCAACCAACCCAGAATTCAGAGGAGAG GTGGATGATAAATATCAATACTCATGTGAGAACACAGACAACGGTGTTCACGGATGGATTAGTACtcttgattctgatgatgatgatgcaccCACCATGGGTTTCTGGATGATAACACCAAGTAACGAGTTCCGCAATGCTGGCCCAATCAAGCAAGATCTTACTTCTCATGTTGGCCCCATCACACTCTCT ATGTTTGTGAGCACTCACTATGCTGGGAAGGAGGTAACCATGGCATTTCAAGAAGGTGAAACTTATAAGAAGGTTTTTGGCCCTGTATTTGTGTACCTTAACTCTGCTTCAatcgatgatgatgatgatacacTATCCCTCTGGTCAGATGCTAACCAGCAG TTATCCATTGAAGTCCAGAGCTGGCCTTATGATTTCCCTCAATCACAAGATTTCTTTCCACCCAGTCAACGAGGAGCAGTAACAGGAAGATTGCTAGTCCAAGATTG GTCAATTAAAGGAGGGAGATATCAATATTCTGACAATGCGTATGTTGGTCTAGCTTTGCCTGGAGAAGCAGGATCATGGCAGAAAGAAAGCAAG GGCTATCAGTTCTGGACTCGACCTGACACTAATGGATACTTCACAATAAATAATGTTGTGCCAGGTGATTATAATTTGTATGCTTGGGTCCCTGGCTTCATTGGTGATTACAAACGTAATGCTACAATCACCATCACACCAGGTAAATTATCTTTTACTCTCTTGTTGGTTTGGTCTAAAACTAGTAATAACTTAGTGAATTCAACAACTTACAATTACTTGATTGAACCTGTAGGTGAAATAATCAATTTGAGTTACGTAGTATATAATCCTCCAAGAAATGGACCAACAATTTGGGAAATTGGTATCCCAGATCGCTCAgctgctgaatttcatgtaccAGACCCTTACCCTATGCTCATGAACAAATTATACACCGAAAAACGCAAAGACAA GCTTAGGCAATATGGGTTGTGGGAGCGTTACACCGATTTGTATCCTAGAGATGACCTTGTTTACATTGTTGGTGATAGCAAGTATAGAAAGGATTGGTTTTATGCTCAAGTTACAAG ACACATGGGAAATGAAACGTATGAGCCAACAACATGGCAGATTATATTTGAACATCGTAAAGACATATTTATCGGAAACTACACACTCCAAGTGGCTCTGGCTAGTGCTTCTGATGCTGAACTACAG GTCCGGTTCAATGACCCTAGCATAAATCCACCCCACTTTACAACAGGGCACATAGGAGGTGACAGTGCTATAGCAAGACATGGCATCCATGGATTGCATAGGCTGTTCAGCATTGATGTACCAAGTAATCTTCTTATGAAGGGAAAGAACACCATCTATCTGAGGCAGTCAAGAGCCAAAAATGCTTTCCAAGGAGTTATGTATGATTATATCCGTTTGGAAAGACCTCCAAATCCAAACACTTGA
- the LOC130715523 gene encoding uncharacterized protein LOC130715523 isoform X2, producing the protein MKMVDKKSKRFFFLWWFGITVQLCFLLCSCAEKTSLRRGLKDISSTKSTSIHSGLNLNTDNHQQLVVDNGIVSVTLSRPEGYVIGISYNEIDNILETENEEKDRGYFDVVWNEPGKASSFQRIHGTNFSVIAADGDSVEVSFLKTWTSSDSDVPINIDIRYIFRSGDSGFYSYLIFDRPEGWPAVEVDQVRFVYKLKKDRFNYMAVSDDRRRMMPTMKDRETGQILAYPEAVRLTKPTNPEFRGEVDDKYQYSCENTDNGVHGWISTLDSDDDDAPTMGFWMITPSNEFRNAGPIKQDLTSHVGPITLSMFVSTHYAGKEVTMAFQEGETYKKVFGPVFVYLNSASIDDDDDTLSLWSDANQQLSIEVQSWPYDFPQSQDFFPPSQRGAVTGRLLVQDWSIKGGRYQYSDNAYVGLALPGEAGSWQKESKGYQFWTRPDTNGYFTINNVVPGDYNLYAWVPGFIGDYKRNATITITPGKLSFTLLLVWSKTSNNLVNSTTYNYLIEPVGEIINLSYVVYNPPRNGPTIWEIGIPDRSAAEFHVPDPYPMLMNKLYTEKRKDKLRQYGLWERYTDLYPRDDLVYIVGDSKYRKDWFYAQVTRHMGNETYEPTTWQIIFEHRKDIFIGNYTLQVALASASDAELQVRFNDPSINPPHFTTGHIGGDSAIARHGIHGLHRLFSIDVPSNLLMKGKNTIYLRQSRAKNAFQGVMYDYIRLERPPNPNT; encoded by the exons ATGAAGATGGTGGATAAGAAAAGCAAacgatttttcttcctttggtGGTTTGGTATAACTGTGCAGCTCTGTTTCTTGCTCTGTTCCTGTGCTGAGAAGACATCATTAAG AAGAGGTTTAAAGGACATCAGCAGCACAAAATCAACATCTATTCATTCTGGACTCAATCTTAATACAGATAACCATCAGCAG TTGGTGGTTGATAATGGCATTGTTTCCGTCACTTTGTCAAGACCTGAGGGGTACGTCATTGGAATATCTTATAATGAAATTGACAACATCCTTGAAACTGAAAACGAAGAAAAAGATAGAGG GTACTTTGACGTCGTTTGGAATGAGCCAGGGAAAGCTAGTAGCTTTCAGAG AATCCATGGGACAAATTTTTCTGTTATAGCAGCTGATGGTGATTCCGTAGAGGTTTCATTTCTAAAGACATGGACATCGAGTGATTCAGATGTTCCCATAAACATAGACATAAG ATACATTTTTCGAAGTGGAGATTCAGGATTTTATTCGTACTTAATATTCGATCGCCCTGAAGGATGGCCAGCTGTGGAGGTTGATCAAGTTAGGTTtgtttacaaactcaagaaagatAG GTTCAACTACATGGCTGTATCAGATGACAGGAGAAGAATGATGCCAACAATGAAAGATAGAGAAACTGGTCAAATTCTTGCTTACCCTGAAGCTGTTCGTTTAACCAAACCAACCAACCCAGAATTCAGAGGAGAG GTGGATGATAAATATCAATACTCATGTGAGAACACAGACAACGGTGTTCACGGATGGATTAGTACtcttgattctgatgatgatgatgcaccCACCATGGGTTTCTGGATGATAACACCAAGTAACGAGTTCCGCAATGCTGGCCCAATCAAGCAAGATCTTACTTCTCATGTTGGCCCCATCACACTCTCT ATGTTTGTGAGCACTCACTATGCTGGGAAGGAGGTAACCATGGCATTTCAAGAAGGTGAAACTTATAAGAAGGTTTTTGGCCCTGTATTTGTGTACCTTAACTCTGCTTCAatcgatgatgatgatgatacacTATCCCTCTGGTCAGATGCTAACCAGCAG TTATCCATTGAAGTCCAGAGCTGGCCTTATGATTTCCCTCAATCACAAGATTTCTTTCCACCCAGTCAACGAGGAGCAGTAACAGGAAGATTGCTAGTCCAAGATTG GTCAATTAAAGGAGGGAGATATCAATATTCTGACAATGCGTATGTTGGTCTAGCTTTGCCTGGAGAAGCAGGATCATGGCAGAAAGAAAGCAAG GGCTATCAGTTCTGGACTCGACCTGACACTAATGGATACTTCACAATAAATAATGTTGTGCCAGGTGATTATAATTTGTATGCTTGGGTCCCTGGCTTCATTGGTGATTACAAACGTAATGCTACAATCACCATCACACCAGGTAAATTATCTTTTACTCTCTTGTTGGTTTGGTCTAAAACTAGTAATAACTTAGTGAATTCAACAACTTACAATTACTTGATTGAACCTGTAGGTGAAATAATCAATTTGAGTTACGTAGTATATAATCCTCCAAGAAATGGACCAACAATTTGGGAAATTGGTATCCCAGATCGCTCAgctgctgaatttcatgtaccAGACCCTTACCCTATGCTCATGAACAAATTATACACCGAAAAACGCAAAGACAA GCTTAGGCAATATGGGTTGTGGGAGCGTTACACCGATTTGTATCCTAGAGATGACCTTGTTTACATTGTTGGTGATAGCAAGTATAGAAAGGATTGGTTTTATGCTCAAGTTACAAG ACACATGGGAAATGAAACGTATGAGCCAACAACATGGCAGATTATATTTGAACATCGTAAAGACATATTTATCGGAAACTACACACTCCAAGTGGCTCTGGCTAGTGCTTCTGATGCTGAACTACAG GTCCGGTTCAATGACCCTAGCATAAATCCACCCCACTTTACAACAGGGCACATAGGAGGTGACAGTGCTATAGCAAGACATGGCATCCATGGATTGCATAGGCTGTTCAGCATTGATGTACCAAGTAATCTTCTTATGAAGGGAAAGAACACCATCTATCTGAGGCAGTCAAGAGCCAAAAATGCTTTCCAAGGAGTTATGTATGATTATATCCGTTTGGAAAGACCTCCAAATCCAAACACTTGA
- the LOC130715523 gene encoding uncharacterized protein LOC130715523 isoform X4, with product MKMVDKKSKRFFFLWWFGITVQLCFLLCSCAEKTSLRRGLKDISSTKSTSIHSGLNLNTDNHQQLVVDNGIVSVTLSRPEGYVIGISYNEIDNILETENEEKDRGYFDVVWNEPGKASSFQRIHGTNFSVIAADGDSVEVSFLKTWTSSDSDVPINIDIRYIFRSGDSGFYSYLIFDRPEGWPAVEVDQVRFVYKLKKDRFNYMAVSDDRRRMMPTMKDRETGQILAYPEAVRLTKPTNPEFRGEVDDKYQYSCENTDNGVHGWISTLDSDDDDAPTMGFWMITPSNEFRNAGPIKQDLTSHVGPITLSMFVSTHYAGKEVTMAFQEGETYKKVFGPVFVYLNSASIDDDDDTLSLWSDANQQLSIEVQSWPYDFPQSQDFFPPSQRGAVTGRLLVQDWSIKGGRYQYSDNAYVGLALPGEAGSWQKESKGYQFWTRPDTNGYFTINNVVPGDYNLYAWVPGFIGDYKRNATITITPGEIINLSYVVYNPPRNGPTIWEIGIPDRSAAEFHVPDPYPMLMNKLYTEKRKDKLRQYGLWERYTDLYPRDDLVYIVGDSKYRKDWFYAQVTRHMGNETYEPTTWQIIFEHRKDIFIGNYTLQVALASASDAELQVRFNDPSINPPHFTTGHIGGDSAIARHGIHGLHRLFSIDVPSNLLMKGKNTIYLRQSRAKNAFQGVMYDYIRLERPPNPNT from the exons ATGAAGATGGTGGATAAGAAAAGCAAacgatttttcttcctttggtGGTTTGGTATAACTGTGCAGCTCTGTTTCTTGCTCTGTTCCTGTGCTGAGAAGACATCATTAAG AAGAGGTTTAAAGGACATCAGCAGCACAAAATCAACATCTATTCATTCTGGACTCAATCTTAATACAGATAACCATCAGCAG TTGGTGGTTGATAATGGCATTGTTTCCGTCACTTTGTCAAGACCTGAGGGGTACGTCATTGGAATATCTTATAATGAAATTGACAACATCCTTGAAACTGAAAACGAAGAAAAAGATAGAGG GTACTTTGACGTCGTTTGGAATGAGCCAGGGAAAGCTAGTAGCTTTCAGAG AATCCATGGGACAAATTTTTCTGTTATAGCAGCTGATGGTGATTCCGTAGAGGTTTCATTTCTAAAGACATGGACATCGAGTGATTCAGATGTTCCCATAAACATAGACATAAG ATACATTTTTCGAAGTGGAGATTCAGGATTTTATTCGTACTTAATATTCGATCGCCCTGAAGGATGGCCAGCTGTGGAGGTTGATCAAGTTAGGTTtgtttacaaactcaagaaagatAG GTTCAACTACATGGCTGTATCAGATGACAGGAGAAGAATGATGCCAACAATGAAAGATAGAGAAACTGGTCAAATTCTTGCTTACCCTGAAGCTGTTCGTTTAACCAAACCAACCAACCCAGAATTCAGAGGAGAG GTGGATGATAAATATCAATACTCATGTGAGAACACAGACAACGGTGTTCACGGATGGATTAGTACtcttgattctgatgatgatgatgcaccCACCATGGGTTTCTGGATGATAACACCAAGTAACGAGTTCCGCAATGCTGGCCCAATCAAGCAAGATCTTACTTCTCATGTTGGCCCCATCACACTCTCT ATGTTTGTGAGCACTCACTATGCTGGGAAGGAGGTAACCATGGCATTTCAAGAAGGTGAAACTTATAAGAAGGTTTTTGGCCCTGTATTTGTGTACCTTAACTCTGCTTCAatcgatgatgatgatgatacacTATCCCTCTGGTCAGATGCTAACCAGCAG TTATCCATTGAAGTCCAGAGCTGGCCTTATGATTTCCCTCAATCACAAGATTTCTTTCCACCCAGTCAACGAGGAGCAGTAACAGGAAGATTGCTAGTCCAAGATTG GTCAATTAAAGGAGGGAGATATCAATATTCTGACAATGCGTATGTTGGTCTAGCTTTGCCTGGAGAAGCAGGATCATGGCAGAAAGAAAGCAAG GGCTATCAGTTCTGGACTCGACCTGACACTAATGGATACTTCACAATAAATAATGTTGTGCCAGGTGATTATAATTTGTATGCTTGGGTCCCTGGCTTCATTGGTGATTACAAACGTAATGCTACAATCACCATCACACCAG GTGAAATAATCAATTTGAGTTACGTAGTATATAATCCTCCAAGAAATGGACCAACAATTTGGGAAATTGGTATCCCAGATCGCTCAgctgctgaatttcatgtaccAGACCCTTACCCTATGCTCATGAACAAATTATACACCGAAAAACGCAAAGACAA GCTTAGGCAATATGGGTTGTGGGAGCGTTACACCGATTTGTATCCTAGAGATGACCTTGTTTACATTGTTGGTGATAGCAAGTATAGAAAGGATTGGTTTTATGCTCAAGTTACAAG ACACATGGGAAATGAAACGTATGAGCCAACAACATGGCAGATTATATTTGAACATCGTAAAGACATATTTATCGGAAACTACACACTCCAAGTGGCTCTGGCTAGTGCTTCTGATGCTGAACTACAG GTCCGGTTCAATGACCCTAGCATAAATCCACCCCACTTTACAACAGGGCACATAGGAGGTGACAGTGCTATAGCAAGACATGGCATCCATGGATTGCATAGGCTGTTCAGCATTGATGTACCAAGTAATCTTCTTATGAAGGGAAAGAACACCATCTATCTGAGGCAGTCAAGAGCCAAAAATGCTTTCCAAGGAGTTATGTATGATTATATCCGTTTGGAAAGACCTCCAAATCCAAACACTTGA
- the LOC130715523 gene encoding uncharacterized protein LOC130715523 isoform X3, translating into MKMVDKKSKRFFFLWWFGITVQLCFLLCSCAEKTSLRNQLFPCIPFICRRGLKDISSTKSTSIHSGLNLNTDNHQQLVVDNGIVSVTLSRPEGYVIGISYNEIDNILETENEEKDRGYFDVVWNEPGKASSFQRIHGTNFSVIAADGDSVEVSFLKTWTSSDSDVPINIDIRYIFRSGDSGFYSYLIFDRPEGWPAVEVDQVRFVYKLKKDRFNYMAVSDDRRRMMPTMKDRETGQILAYPEAVRLTKPTNPEFRGEVDDKYQYSCENTDNGVHGWISTLDSDDDDAPTMGFWMITPSNEFRNAGPIKQDLTSHVGPITLSMFVSTHYAGKEVTMAFQEGETYKKVFGPVFVYLNSASIDDDDDTLSLWSDANQQLSIEVQSWPYDFPQSQDFFPPSQRGAVTGRLLVQDWSIKGGRYQYSDNAYVGLALPGEAGSWQKESKGYQFWTRPDTNGYFTINNVVPGDYNLYAWVPGFIGDYKRNATITITPGEIINLSYVVYNPPRNGPTIWEIGIPDRSAAEFHVPDPYPMLMNKLYTEKRKDKLRQYGLWERYTDLYPRDDLVYIVGDSKYRKDWFYAQVTRHMGNETYEPTTWQIIFEHRKDIFIGNYTLQVALASASDAELQVRFNDPSINPPHFTTGHIGGDSAIARHGIHGLHRLFSIDVPSNLLMKGKNTIYLRQSRAKNAFQGVMYDYIRLERPPNPNT; encoded by the exons ATGAAGATGGTGGATAAGAAAAGCAAacgatttttcttcctttggtGGTTTGGTATAACTGTGCAGCTCTGTTTCTTGCTCTGTTCCTGTGCTGAGAAGACATCATTAAG AAACCAATTATTTCCATGCATTCCGTTCATCTGCAGAAGAGGTTTAAAGGACATCAGCAGCACAAAATCAACATCTATTCATTCTGGACTCAATCTTAATACAGATAACCATCAGCAG TTGGTGGTTGATAATGGCATTGTTTCCGTCACTTTGTCAAGACCTGAGGGGTACGTCATTGGAATATCTTATAATGAAATTGACAACATCCTTGAAACTGAAAACGAAGAAAAAGATAGAGG GTACTTTGACGTCGTTTGGAATGAGCCAGGGAAAGCTAGTAGCTTTCAGAG AATCCATGGGACAAATTTTTCTGTTATAGCAGCTGATGGTGATTCCGTAGAGGTTTCATTTCTAAAGACATGGACATCGAGTGATTCAGATGTTCCCATAAACATAGACATAAG ATACATTTTTCGAAGTGGAGATTCAGGATTTTATTCGTACTTAATATTCGATCGCCCTGAAGGATGGCCAGCTGTGGAGGTTGATCAAGTTAGGTTtgtttacaaactcaagaaagatAG GTTCAACTACATGGCTGTATCAGATGACAGGAGAAGAATGATGCCAACAATGAAAGATAGAGAAACTGGTCAAATTCTTGCTTACCCTGAAGCTGTTCGTTTAACCAAACCAACCAACCCAGAATTCAGAGGAGAG GTGGATGATAAATATCAATACTCATGTGAGAACACAGACAACGGTGTTCACGGATGGATTAGTACtcttgattctgatgatgatgatgcaccCACCATGGGTTTCTGGATGATAACACCAAGTAACGAGTTCCGCAATGCTGGCCCAATCAAGCAAGATCTTACTTCTCATGTTGGCCCCATCACACTCTCT ATGTTTGTGAGCACTCACTATGCTGGGAAGGAGGTAACCATGGCATTTCAAGAAGGTGAAACTTATAAGAAGGTTTTTGGCCCTGTATTTGTGTACCTTAACTCTGCTTCAatcgatgatgatgatgatacacTATCCCTCTGGTCAGATGCTAACCAGCAG TTATCCATTGAAGTCCAGAGCTGGCCTTATGATTTCCCTCAATCACAAGATTTCTTTCCACCCAGTCAACGAGGAGCAGTAACAGGAAGATTGCTAGTCCAAGATTG GTCAATTAAAGGAGGGAGATATCAATATTCTGACAATGCGTATGTTGGTCTAGCTTTGCCTGGAGAAGCAGGATCATGGCAGAAAGAAAGCAAG GGCTATCAGTTCTGGACTCGACCTGACACTAATGGATACTTCACAATAAATAATGTTGTGCCAGGTGATTATAATTTGTATGCTTGGGTCCCTGGCTTCATTGGTGATTACAAACGTAATGCTACAATCACCATCACACCAG GTGAAATAATCAATTTGAGTTACGTAGTATATAATCCTCCAAGAAATGGACCAACAATTTGGGAAATTGGTATCCCAGATCGCTCAgctgctgaatttcatgtaccAGACCCTTACCCTATGCTCATGAACAAATTATACACCGAAAAACGCAAAGACAA GCTTAGGCAATATGGGTTGTGGGAGCGTTACACCGATTTGTATCCTAGAGATGACCTTGTTTACATTGTTGGTGATAGCAAGTATAGAAAGGATTGGTTTTATGCTCAAGTTACAAG ACACATGGGAAATGAAACGTATGAGCCAACAACATGGCAGATTATATTTGAACATCGTAAAGACATATTTATCGGAAACTACACACTCCAAGTGGCTCTGGCTAGTGCTTCTGATGCTGAACTACAG GTCCGGTTCAATGACCCTAGCATAAATCCACCCCACTTTACAACAGGGCACATAGGAGGTGACAGTGCTATAGCAAGACATGGCATCCATGGATTGCATAGGCTGTTCAGCATTGATGTACCAAGTAATCTTCTTATGAAGGGAAAGAACACCATCTATCTGAGGCAGTCAAGAGCCAAAAATGCTTTCCAAGGAGTTATGTATGATTATATCCGTTTGGAAAGACCTCCAAATCCAAACACTTGA
- the LOC130715523 gene encoding rhamnogalacturonate lyase B-like isoform X5 yields the protein MKMVDKKSKRFFFLWWFGITVQLCFLLCSCAEKTSLRNQLFPCIPFICRRGLKDISSTKSTSIHSGLNLNTDNHQQLVVDNGIVSVTLSRPEGYVIGISYNEIDNILETENEEKDRGYFDVVWNEPGKASSFQRIHGTNFSVIAADGDSVEVSFLKTWTSSDSDVPINIDIRYIFRSGDSGFYSYLIFDRPEGWPAVEVDQVRFVYKLKKDRFNYMAVSDDRRRMMPTMKDRETGQILAYPEAVRLTKPTNPEFRGEVDDKYQYSCENTDNGVHGWISTLDSDDDDAPTMGFWMITPSNEFRNAGPIKQDLTSHVGPITLSMFVSTHYAGKEVTMAFQEGETYKKVFGPVFVYLNSASIDDDDDTLSLWSDANQQLSIEVQSWPYDFPQSQDFFPPSQRGAVTGRLLVQDWSIKGGRYQYSDNAYVGLALPGEAGSWQKESKGYQFWTRPDTNGYFTINNVVPGDYNLYAWVPGFIGDYKRNATITITPGLGNMGCGSVTPICILEMTLFTLLVIASIERIGFMLKLQDTWEMKRMSQQHGRLYLNIVKTYLSETTHSKWLWLVLLMLNYRSGSMTLA from the exons ATGAAGATGGTGGATAAGAAAAGCAAacgatttttcttcctttggtGGTTTGGTATAACTGTGCAGCTCTGTTTCTTGCTCTGTTCCTGTGCTGAGAAGACATCATTAAG AAACCAATTATTTCCATGCATTCCGTTCATCTGCAGAAGAGGTTTAAAGGACATCAGCAGCACAAAATCAACATCTATTCATTCTGGACTCAATCTTAATACAGATAACCATCAGCAG TTGGTGGTTGATAATGGCATTGTTTCCGTCACTTTGTCAAGACCTGAGGGGTACGTCATTGGAATATCTTATAATGAAATTGACAACATCCTTGAAACTGAAAACGAAGAAAAAGATAGAGG GTACTTTGACGTCGTTTGGAATGAGCCAGGGAAAGCTAGTAGCTTTCAGAG AATCCATGGGACAAATTTTTCTGTTATAGCAGCTGATGGTGATTCCGTAGAGGTTTCATTTCTAAAGACATGGACATCGAGTGATTCAGATGTTCCCATAAACATAGACATAAG ATACATTTTTCGAAGTGGAGATTCAGGATTTTATTCGTACTTAATATTCGATCGCCCTGAAGGATGGCCAGCTGTGGAGGTTGATCAAGTTAGGTTtgtttacaaactcaagaaagatAG GTTCAACTACATGGCTGTATCAGATGACAGGAGAAGAATGATGCCAACAATGAAAGATAGAGAAACTGGTCAAATTCTTGCTTACCCTGAAGCTGTTCGTTTAACCAAACCAACCAACCCAGAATTCAGAGGAGAG GTGGATGATAAATATCAATACTCATGTGAGAACACAGACAACGGTGTTCACGGATGGATTAGTACtcttgattctgatgatgatgatgcaccCACCATGGGTTTCTGGATGATAACACCAAGTAACGAGTTCCGCAATGCTGGCCCAATCAAGCAAGATCTTACTTCTCATGTTGGCCCCATCACACTCTCT ATGTTTGTGAGCACTCACTATGCTGGGAAGGAGGTAACCATGGCATTTCAAGAAGGTGAAACTTATAAGAAGGTTTTTGGCCCTGTATTTGTGTACCTTAACTCTGCTTCAatcgatgatgatgatgatacacTATCCCTCTGGTCAGATGCTAACCAGCAG TTATCCATTGAAGTCCAGAGCTGGCCTTATGATTTCCCTCAATCACAAGATTTCTTTCCACCCAGTCAACGAGGAGCAGTAACAGGAAGATTGCTAGTCCAAGATTG GTCAATTAAAGGAGGGAGATATCAATATTCTGACAATGCGTATGTTGGTCTAGCTTTGCCTGGAGAAGCAGGATCATGGCAGAAAGAAAGCAAG GGCTATCAGTTCTGGACTCGACCTGACACTAATGGATACTTCACAATAAATAATGTTGTGCCAGGTGATTATAATTTGTATGCTTGGGTCCCTGGCTTCATTGGTGATTACAAACGTAATGCTACAATCACCATCACACCAG GCTTAGGCAATATGGGTTGTGGGAGCGTTACACCGATTTGTATCCTAGAGATGACCTTGTTTACATTGTTGGTGATAGCAAGTATAGAAAGGATTGGTTTTATGCTCAAGTTACAAG ACACATGGGAAATGAAACGTATGAGCCAACAACATGGCAGATTATATTTGAACATCGTAAAGACATATTTATCGGAAACTACACACTCCAAGTGGCTCTGGCTAGTGCTTCTGATGCTGAACTACAG GTCCGGTTCAATGACCCTAGCATAA